The following coding sequences lie in one Arachis ipaensis cultivar K30076 chromosome B03, Araip1.1, whole genome shotgun sequence genomic window:
- the LOC107631421 gene encoding cytochrome c oxidase assembly protein COX11, mitochondrial, with protein MIWSRLGRRIHLSPYFRTLQNASPESRCLSIVSEVSSYKSISCNIGFQHFFTSTRQLSKLDQELSIKSFHQCFHSLASASQNVRSSGATSGVRHFSSHASKEKKSQKMLLYLTGLVFGMVGVTYAAVPLYRRFCQATGYGGTVQRRETVEEKIARHDKEKTVATREIVVQFNADIADGMPWKFIPTQREVRVKPGESALAFYTAENKSSTPITGVSTYNVTPMKAAVYFNKIQCFCFEEQRLLPGEQIDMPVFFYIDPEIETDPRMDGVNNIILSYTFFKVSEE; from the exons ATGATATGGTCGAGGCTAGGTAGGAGAATCCATCTCTCACCATACTTTAGGACTTTGCAAAATGCCTCTCCTGAATCCAG GTGCCTATCTATTGTTTCTGAAGTATCAAGTTACAAGTCCATTAGTTGTAATATTGGGTTCCAACATTTTTTCACTTCTACAAGACAATTGTCAAAGCTTGACCAGGAATTGAGTATAAAGTCATTCCATCAGTGTTTTCACTCATTGGCCTCTGCTTCACAGAATGTTAGAAGTTCAGGTGCTACATCCGGTGTTAGACATTTTTCGTCTCATGCGTCCAAAGAAAAGAAATCACAAAAGATGCTCTTATATTTGACTGGCTTGGTTTTTGGAATGGTCGGAGTCACCTATGCTGCTGTTCCCTTGTACAGGAGATTTTGTCAAGCAACTGGCTATGGGGGAACTGTTCAAAGGCGTGAG ACTGTTGAAGAAAAGATTGCACGACATGATAAAGAGAAAACAGTTGCCACAAG GGAAATTGTAGTGCAGTTCAATGCTGATATTGCTGATGGCATGCCATGGAAGTTTATTCCTACTCAAAGAGAG GTAAGAGTCAAACCTGGAGAAAGTGCCCTCGCATTTTATACGGCTGAAAACAAAAGTTCCACTCCAATAACCGGTGTTTCTACATATAATGTCACTCCTATGAAG GCTGCAGTGTACTTCAATAAAATACAATGCTTCTGTTTTGAGGAGCAGCGGCTTCTTCCTGGGGAGCAGATTGACATGCCT GTATTCTTTTACATTGACCCAGAAATTGAGACCGACCCTAGAATGGATGGTGTCAATAACATAATATTATCATACACTTTCTTCAAGGTTTCTGAGGAGTGA